One window from the genome of Engraulis encrasicolus isolate BLACKSEA-1 chromosome 16, IST_EnEncr_1.0, whole genome shotgun sequence encodes:
- the LOC134465298 gene encoding testicular spindle-associated protein SHCBP1L-like — MATCSDYNEENDAGKEEGGVIPDVEEKIKTPPNSPAREMPCSSSSSNVTTPRDKGARSRSTTSGRLLTPNPDGDDPDDFIDEAEILPKIYVSNKSYSYEERASLYCDEMIGPFSAEEVDEAISCYISDKLIDAPFWIAVWKTTPEVMGCRLPMNSNINDIPYVGVMVTVNCLGCDGKVMPLQVSASIAEPYSSNISNLPREHVEEILRKHKNSVSVLDVYPVEGQGPEVDSVAEALEHARFFFDFLWRHWDDDEEYEEYSGIIEKRIQLYYDIQDGTIPGPISERYRRTLEEYRNKRMDFSKLQSSIREDSSPGEAVECWKRYYELSLLSGLLKIWEDLRLRSHGPFYPRICKRRKGQRARGRKVTHMVAQMITTDMIQSFPKDVLIKQHETLSGALENCHSGDTVVIFPGDYKAVALASLTDDITIKGSGSRDEVVIFSHRSYDNFVTSKAAQVTLQNLTLVQCGTCDGIVVVESGHMTLDNCVLRCEGTGVCVLTGASLTMSNCEITGAQGAGVELYPGSSAELNGNEIHHCSNRCSKDASCSLGGIVMKVIPQPQLKLSNNHIHDNQGYGVSILMPDSSPRSSETTPECTASGDKSETDTTGDQLAKAIQNLSLETTTNKLEGNTMGDVGLLHKMWTNV; from the exons ATGGCGACATGTTCCGACTACAACGAGGAAAATGATGCGGGGAAGGAAGAAGGTGGTGTCATTCCTGACGTGGAAGAGAAAATTAAAACTCCACCAAATAGCCCTGCACGCGAGATGCCATGCAGTAGTTCTAGCTCAAACGTTACAACTCCAAGAGACAAAGGGGCTAGGAGTAGATCAACCACATCTGGGAGACTCCTGACACCAAACCCTGATGGCGATGACCCAGATGATTTCATCGATGAGGCAGAGATATTACCAAAGATATACGTGTCAAACAAGTCTTACAGCTACGAGGAGAGAGCGTCTCTATACTGTGACGAAATGATCGGGCCCTTTTCG GCCGAAGAAGTAGACGAAGCAATCAGCTGTTACATCTCAGACAAACTGATTGACGCTCCATTCTGGATAGCTGTGTGGAAGACGACTCCTGAGGTTATGGGCTGCCGCTTACCAATGAACAGTAACATCAATGACATACCATACGTTGGCGTTATGGTGACG GTGAACTGCCTTGGGTGTGATGGGAAAGTCATGCCTCTCCAAGTCTCAGCATCAATTGCTGAACCATACTCTTCAAATATTTCTAACTTGCCAAGAGAACATGTGGAGGAAATACTGAGGAAGCACAAAAACTCAGTCTCTGTCCTAGACGTCTATCCAGTTGAGGGTCAAGGTCCTGAAGTTGATAGTGTTGCAGAGGCCCTAGAGCATGCCAG GTTTTTCTTCGATTTTCTGTGGCGGCActgggatgatgatgaggaataCGAAGAGTATTCTGGAATCATAGAGAAGCGCATACAACT GTACTATGACATCCAGGACGGAACAATCCCAGGGCCAATTAGTGAGCGCTACCGCCGGACTCTGGAAGAATACCGCAACAAGAGGATGGATTTCAGCAAGCTGCAGTCCAGCATCAGAGAGGACTCCTCTCCTGGGGAGGCTGTGGAGTGCTGGAAGAGATACTACGAGCTGTCCTTACTCAGCGGCCTCCTGAAAATCTGGGAAGACCTAAGACT CAGGAGCCATGGGCCTTTTTACCCCAGGATCTGCAAGCGCAGGAAAGGACAGAGAGCACGTGGAAGGAAGGTCACACACATGGTGGCTCAGATGATCACAACAGACATG ATCCAGAGCTTCCCGAAGGACGTGCTGATCAAGCAGCACGAGACCCTCTCAGGGGCCTTGGAGAACTGCCACTCAGGAGACACGGTGGTGATCTTCCCCGGTGACTACAAGGCTGTTGCATTGGCGTCACTCACAGATGACATCACCATCAAAG GATCTGGAAGTCGGGATGAAGTGGTGATCTTCTCTCATCGTTCCTATGACAACTTCGTGACCTCCAAAGCGGCACAGGTGACGCTGCAGAACCTGACCCTGGTGCAGTGTGGCACGTGCGACGGCATCGTGGTGGTGGAGTCGGGCCACATGACCCTGGACAACTGTGTGCTCAGGTGCGAAggcacaggtgtgtgcgtgctgaCGGGGGCGTCACTCACCATGTCCAACTGTGAGATCACCGGAGCTCAG GGTGCTGGTGTAGAGCTGTACCCGGGGAGCTCTGCTGAGTTGAATGGGAATGAGATTCACCACTGCAGCAACCGCTGCTCCAAAGATGCATCCTGCAGCCTGGGAGGAATCGTCATGAAG GTCATTCCCCAGCCTCAGCTCAAACTATCCAACAACCACATCCATGACAACCAGGGCTATGGAGTGAGCATCCTGATGCCGGACAGCAGCCCGCGTAGTAGTGAGACGACTCCAGAGTGCACCGCCTCCGGCGACAAGTCTGAGACAGACACCACCGGCGACCAACTGGCCAAGGCCATCCAGAACCTCAGTCTGGAGACCACTACCAACAAGCTGGAGGGCAACACCATGGGGGATGTGGGTCTACTGCACAAGATGTGGACAAACGTGTAA